The DNA segment ATATGCTTAAGGAATCAGTTAAAACGGGGCTAAGCTTTGGTCTAACTTCTGGAATTATAACAACGCTTGGGTTAATGGTAGGACTTCATTCTGGCACTCATTCAAAACTCGCAGTTATCGGCGGTATATTAACAATAGCAATAGCAGATGCATTCTCAGATGCGCTGGGTATTCATATTTCAGAAGAATCTGAGGCTAAACATACTGAAAAAGAAATATGGGAATCAACAATTTCTACTTTTCTCTCTAAATTCTTGTTTGCTTTAGTATTTATTATCCCAGTTCTCCTTTTAAGGCTTTGGGTAGCAATTATGATAAGTATAATCTTTGGGTTATTAATGATAGGTATTTTTAGCTTTAAACTTGCCAAAGAACAAAATATAAAGCCCTGGAAAGCGACTACAGAGCACCTAATTGTTGCTCTATTAGTTATAGTTATAACTCATTATATTGGTGATTGGATATCATCAAAGTTTGGTTAAATAATTTGTAATAATTTCCTTACTTTTATTAAAGTAATTTCAGGCTGCTTGATTATATTTACTCATTCAAAGGTTCTCCACCTTCGTTGAAACTTCGGCGGACAAGTAAAATCGTCCGCTAGACCGAGCTCGCTTGCCCGAGAGTTTTCCTCGGGGTTCTGTTATAATAAAACAATAAAACAAAGGTCGACACTATCATCAATTAAATTTTACTAATTTTAAAAATATGAATAAAAGAAAGGTTTTAGCAATTTTATCCGTAATCGTAATTTTATTTTCGGTAGGATATGTCTTGGTAAATAATTGGGTTACAGCCCAAGAAAACGGAATAGTTATCGAAGATAACGAAACTAACGAAAATGACGAAATTGTCATTGCCGGCGAAGATGACGAAACTGAAGACGAGGTTGGAAAGGCAGAAAAACAATTCGATAAACTTTTGAAACGATTAGAAAAAGCAGAATTTAAACTCTTTAAAGCACCAGCATCTCTCATTATCACCTCTAAAGGAAAAGCTACATTTGTTAATGCTGATTTAGCGGCAATAGAAACAGTAACTCCAGCAGAGAGCGGTATTTTGACAGTAAAGATTCATGGTTTAAATTTTGATGTAGATGCTTCAAAGGCAAAGATTTATGGTGGTGGAAAAAAGATTACAATTTCTGATCTTCAGATAGGAGATAAGTTATTAATTAAAGGTGTAGTGAATGAAGAAACAGGGATAATTGAAGCTACTCGAATTCACGATCGATCTATTCATAAAAAATCTATTGATAATCTTAGAGCAAGAATTCAAGAACTACTAAGAAAGATTGAAGAGCTTCGAGCAAGATTGGAGGCGATGAGAGGTGATTAAGAAATCCAGAACTCAACAATTATCTTAAGGTTGATTTTCAATCAAATTCTTTCTACTTTTAGATCTTTAGAGTAAGTTCTAATAATTCTTTTGTTTGCCGCAAAACAACCCCAGGATTTTTAATCAAATCCACCCACTCAAAGGTTTGAAAATCGTCCGTCCCGCGGAGCCGCCGCCCCGCCTTGGGAGGTTTTCTCTCGGGTTTTATTTAACAAGAATCTAATATTGAATATAATAGAAACAGTACAAAAAGGAGGATTGAGATTGGATAAACTATTTCAAGATCTAAAGGTTGGAACTTTCTTTCTGATGAATCTACCAAAAGAAAATCATCCAGATTGGGAGGTCGCGACATCCGCTCTTCATAAAAAAGTAAAGAACGACGCAGCAGTAAGGATAACAGACGGCAACTACCACGCAATAGCTCCTGGAAGATCTGTACGAGTAGTTCACATCTAAAATTCGTTCTTTTACCTATGCCCCGAGACATGATAAAGCGGGGCTTTTTTATTTCCGCCGCCCCCCCCCGAGAGCTTTTCTCGGGGGTTTTGTTCGCCGCCATTTGACAAATTATTTATTTGGGTGTAAAATATAATATAACCAAAGGAGGTGATTGCGTGGCTAATGTGCTTTGTGTAAGCGCAAATCTGAAGGAATTAAATGAAAAAGCAACAAGCAAGGTGTGGAGTCTCCAGAGCTTATTGTCCAAATGGACTACAGTCGTAGAAGAAACCGTTAGAAAGGATACTATGCAGAATATGCGACTCGTGAATGTTCTTCCCGTGAGATATGTTGCAGGAACATTGGAGGAAGCAATTCTCATTTTCGTTCCAAAGGAGGAGAGCTAAACCAATAAAGTCCTACGGGCAGACTCTTAATGCCCGTTTTTTTATTTCCGCCGCCCCGAGAGCCTGCCGTGAACCGAGCTTCGCTCTGGTTCGTGGTTTCTCTTGGGGTTTTGATTTGGTATAATTTGTTAAAGGTCAAATAATTAATTGAGAAAAATTAAAACTAATAAATAAGATGTATATTGAAATTTTAATTGCTGGATTTGGAGGAGGAGTTATCAGGGGATTAATTGGATTCATTAAGCATCAATACTCCTACAAAAATGTTGGTTTTCGTCTACCTTATTTTTTTAATATGATGTTCCTTTCTGGCATCGTGGGAGTCTTAACTGCCGTAGCCATTAAAGAATTGGGTATGACTTTTCTGGGTCTAGACTATCTCACTCCAGCCCTAGCCCTTATTATCGGTTATGCCGGCGGAGATTTTATTGAAAACGTTTACAAAATCATCATTAAAAAACCCTCCCTTTATTCTTTCCCAAAGGATTTGGAAACAAAATAAATAATATAACTTAATGAATAATCAATTTAATAAAAAAGTGGTTATTGGTGGAACTTTTGATGTGTTACATGATGGACATAAAGCATTATTAAAGAGAGCCTTTGAGTTGGGTGAAGTAATTATTGGTTTAACCTCTAATGTTATGGCTGGAGAAATGAAAAAAAGAGAAGTTCAAGACTTTGAAAGCAGAAAAAAAGAGTTAGAAGATTTTATTAGAAAGGAGTTTAAAGTTGAACCGGGAATTGAAAAAATCGAAGATAAATTCGGCTTTGCCTTGGAAAAAGATTTTGATTATATTGTGGTTTCTCCGGAAACTTACGAAACAGCCCAACTAATCAATGAGGAACGTCAGAAAAGAAATAAAAAACCTATAGAAATTGTCAAAATAGATTTTGTTTTAGCTGAAGATGGAACACCTATTTCTTGCCAGAGAATATTGAAAGGGGAAATAGATAGACAGGGGAAATTATTAAAATAGCCAATTTTAGCTGAAACTGAATTAGCCTATTGGTTTACGAAGTCAATAGATGTCAATTATGAATAAAGTAAGTAGGGTAAGGGTTGAGAAAAGTTTAAAGGAATCTATTTTGAAGGCAGTGGATTTGATTGGTGGTTTTAAGCGATTTATAAGTCCTACTGATGTAGTTTTATTAAAGCCCAATTTCAATACCGCCGATCCTTTTCCAGCCTCTACTGATTTGGGTTTTCTAAAAACTGTAACTGAATTAGTTTATAATTGTGGGGCTAAGATAGTAATGATCGGTGATTCTTCTACTATGAGCTCCAATTGCCGAAAGATAATGGAGGGACTTGGAGTTTTTAATTTGGAAAATATGGAAAGACCTCCCCGGATTTATGTTTTTGAGGAACGCGAATGGGTGACAAAAGAAATACCCGGAGCTAAGTATTTAAAAAAGGTTTCTGTAACAGAATATTTAGACCGAGCCGATAAATTAATCCTTCTTCCTTGTCTTAAAACCCACTCCCAGGCCCAGTTTTCAGGAAGCCTAAAGCTCTCTGTTGGTTTTATGAAGCCCTTTCAACGAGTTCGTCTTCATCTCGGGCACACTCAAGAGAAAATAGCCGAGTTGAACAAAATTATCAATCCTGATTTGGTTATTATGGATGCTAGAAAATGTTTTATTAATAAAGGACCTGCAAAGGGGGAGGTTCGGGAGCCGGGATTAATTTTAGCTTCAACTGACAGAATCGCTCTTGATGTTGAGGGTATAAAAATAATTCAAAGTTTTAGAGGTAATTCGCTTAAAGATATTGATCCCTGGGAATTACCCCAAATTAAAAGAGCAGTAGAATTTGGCATCGGGGTAAAAAGCAAATATGAATAAAAATTTTGTCATTATTTTGGCTTTAATTCTAATAGTGGTTATTGGTTATTTTGTTTTTTTATGGCCAATAAAAGAGGGGCAAAAGCCAGAAGAAATTTCTAATATCATTGTTTTTAACCCAAAAGAGGGGGATGAGGTTGGATTACCTTTGAAGATCGAAGGTAAAGCAAGAGTTTTTGAAGGTACCGTTAATTTAAGGCTCAGAGAAAAAGAAGGTGGGATTTTAGTTGAAGATATTGTAACGGCCCAAAGTCCAGAAATTGGTCAGTTTGGGCCCTTTAAGAAAGAATTAACTTATCCCCTACCAAAAACTAGAGAAGGGATCTTAGAGGTTTTTCAGATTTCAGCTAAAGATGGTTCAGAGATTGATAAAGTTATTATTCCTTTAAAATTTAAGACAGTGGAATCTTTAACAGTAAAAGTATTTTTTGGAAATACTAAACAAGACCCCCAGGTCCTTTATTGTGATAGAGTCTACCCAGCTGAGAGAAGAATTGCCAAAACTCAGGCGCTGGCCCGAGCTGCCCTAGAAGAACTCTTAAAAGGACCAACAATTACTGAACAAAATCAAGGATTTTTCACCAGTATTAACCCCGGTGTAAAAATCCAAAGTTTAACCATCGAAAATGGGGTAGCTAAAGTTGACTTTAATGAGAAATTAGAATATCGGGTTGGTGGTTCCTGTCGGGTAACAGCAATTCGAGCTCAGATTATTGAAACCCTTAAACAATTTCCAACAGTAGATAATGTCATAATTTCAATTAATGGCCAGGTTGAGGATATTTTACAACCCTAAACTCTTGAGTTAAAATAAGGTATGGCCAAGAAACAAAAAACAATGAAAAATTTCCTGGTGGAACAAAAGCCCAGGCAATGCGTTTAAGAAAAGAGGGGCATAGTATTTTGCCAGGCAAGGGCAAAAAGCCACCAAAGGTAAAAGATTTTGAAAAATATCTACAGAAACTAAAAAAATTTAAATTAAGAAAAAAATATGCCAAAACAAATTAACAGTAAATTAGCAATAATTATTTCAATAACCCTATTTGTTATTGCTTCGGGTTATATGTATGTAATTTTTAAATACACTTCTATTTCCTTTCCAACTTTTCCCGGCTTTCCTCGTATTCCTTTTCCGCCCTTTGTTTCTGAAATAGAAGGTGTTGAAAAATTTTCTTCAGAGGAAGATTTTAAGGTTTATTTACAGGAAGCTGAATTAGGATATTATGGTGGTTTTGTAGGGCTGGGAGGGGCAACAATGAGACCTCTTGTTGAGGAGGGACTTCCTGTGCCAACGGCTCCTCTTGAATTTGAAGCAAAAGGGGCAATACCAGAAAGGGTTTCAGAAACTACTGTCCAAGTTTTAGGGATTGATGAACCGGATATTGTCAAAACAGATGGCAAAGAAATTTATTTTTCTTCGGGAGAAAGTTATTACTGGAGAGGATTTATGGAAGTAATCCCGCCAAAAATAATTGGGGAAACAAAAATAATAAAGGCCTTTCCTCCAGCAGATTTGGCAATCGATGCCAAAATTGATAAAAAAGGAGATTTACTTTTAAAGGGAGATATTTTAGTGATTTTTTCTGGAGAAAAAATTTATGGCTACGATATTTCAGATCCTGAATCTCCAGAAAAGGAATGGACTATAGAACTGGAGGATAAAAATTATGTGGTTTCAGCCAGGCTTTATAAAGATAAAATATACTTAATTACCAAAACAAAAATTGATACCTATCACCCTTGTCCAATTCGACCTTTGACTGTAGAGGGGGTTCCTTTAGAAATAAAGTGTATAGATATTTATCATCCTGTTCCCACAATTCCGGTAGATGTTACCT comes from the Patescibacteria group bacterium genome and includes:
- a CDS encoding phosphopantetheine adenylyltransferase; amino-acid sequence: MNNQFNKKVVIGGTFDVLHDGHKALLKRAFELGEVIIGLTSNVMAGEMKKREVQDFESRKKELEDFIRKEFKVEPGIEKIEDKFGFALEKDFDYIVVSPETYETAQLINEERQKRNKKPIEIVKIDFVLAEDGTPISCQRILKGEIDRQGKLLK
- a CDS encoding DUF362 domain-containing protein encodes the protein MNKVSRVRVEKSLKESILKAVDLIGGFKRFISPTDVVLLKPNFNTADPFPASTDLGFLKTVTELVYNCGAKIVMIGDSSTMSSNCRKIMEGLGVFNLENMERPPRIYVFEEREWVTKEIPGAKYLKKVSVTEYLDRADKLILLPCLKTHSQAQFSGSLKLSVGFMKPFQRVRLHLGHTQEKIAELNKIINPDLVIMDARKCFINKGPAKGEVREPGLILASTDRIALDVEGIKIIQSFRGNSLKDIDPWELPQIKRAVEFGIGVKSKYE
- a CDS encoding GerMN domain-containing protein, whose amino-acid sequence is MNKNFVIILALILIVVIGYFVFLWPIKEGQKPEEISNIIVFNPKEGDEVGLPLKIEGKARVFEGTVNLRLREKEGGILVEDIVTAQSPEIGQFGPFKKELTYPLPKTREGILEVFQISAKDGSEIDKVIIPLKFKTVESLTVKVFFGNTKQDPQVLYCDRVYPAERRIAKTQALARAALEELLKGPTITEQNQGFFTSINPGVKIQSLTIENGVAKVDFNEKLEYRVGGSCRVTAIRAQIIETLKQFPTVDNVIISINGQVEDILQP